The following proteins are co-located in the Helicobacter acinonychis genome:
- the rsmD gene encoding 16S rRNA (guanine(966)-N(2))-methyltransferase RsmD, with translation MPNHQPIKKFKIIGGDCKGLDLNLPKISSTRPTKAIVRESFFNALQAEIKGVHFIEVFSGSASMGLEALSRGAKSALFFEQNKSAYATLLENISLVKNRLKKEIEIQTFLDDAFKHLPTLRLKNGVLNILYLDPPFETSGFLGIYEKCFQALEMLLKRHHLKNFLVVFEHESVHEMPKNLATLAIIKQKKFGKTTLTYFQ, from the coding sequence ATGCCAAATCATCAACCAATAAAAAAATTTAAGATTATTGGGGGGGACTGTAAGGGGCTAGACTTGAATTTGCCTAAAATTTCTAGCACACGCCCCACCAAAGCGATCGTAAGAGAGTCGTTTTTTAATGCTTTGCAAGCAGAAATTAAGGGAGTGCATTTTATAGAAGTGTTTTCAGGCAGCGCTTCTATGGGATTAGAGGCTTTGAGTAGGGGAGCTAAAAGCGCTTTGTTTTTTGAGCAAAATAAAAGCGCTTATGCCACGCTTTTAGAAAATATTTCTCTTGTTAAAAACCGCTTAAAAAAAGAAATTGAAATCCAAACCTTTTTAGATGACGCTTTCAAACATTTGCCCACGCTACGCTTAAAAAATGGCGTTTTGAATATCCTTTATTTGGATCCGCCTTTTGAAACAAGCGGGTTTTTAGGGATTTATGAAAAATGTTTTCAAGCTTTAGAAATGTTATTGAAACGCCACCATCTTAAAAATTTTTTAGTGGTTTTTGAGCATGAAAGCGTGCATGAAATGCCTAAAAATCTCGCAACTTTAGCTATAATCAAACAGAAAAAATTTGGAAAAACGACTTTAACTTATTTTCAATAG
- a CDS encoding outer membrane protein — translation MNLKISCQTALFLSSLGAESSGFFLNGAYEIGQAYYNNELATNKKTEFKSHNEQSTQGFGVGLGYNQLFGKKGWAGLRYYGFYDWAEVKFGTQYFAPGSYLQAKGGLNSNMNINTYGAGVDLLLNFVNLERFSMGFYGGMAVGGTTWSPQARNRTITWNTTLNGQQAERLLAGDYGVSIVFKSTVFQWSFNFGVRSVIAKHTGLELGFRIPMVATPYLTMINGDSNYKETFKRLYSFNVSYYLIF, via the coding sequence ATGAATCTCAAAATTTCATGCCAAACGGCCCTTTTTTTAAGCTCTTTGGGTGCTGAATCAAGCGGGTTTTTTCTCAATGGCGCTTATGAAATAGGGCAAGCTTATTACAATAACGAACTTGCCACAAACAAAAAAACAGAATTCAAAAGCCATAACGAACAAAGCACTCAAGGCTTTGGCGTGGGGTTAGGCTATAACCAGCTTTTTGGCAAAAAAGGCTGGGCGGGCTTGCGCTATTATGGGTTTTATGATTGGGCGGAGGTGAAATTTGGCACGCAATATTTTGCACCAGGGAGTTATTTGCAAGCTAAAGGTGGGCTCAATTCTAATATGAATATCAACACTTATGGCGCGGGGGTTGATTTATTATTGAATTTTGTCAATTTGGAAAGATTTAGCATGGGGTTTTATGGTGGCATGGCTGTGGGGGGGACGACATGGAGCCCGCAAGCTAGAAATAGGACTATAACATGGAATACCACTTTAAACGGACAACAGGCAGAGCGGCTGCTAGCTGGGGATTATGGTGTGAGTATTGTGTTTAAAAGCACCGTGTTCCAGTGGTCCTTTAATTTTGGCGTGCGTTCAGTGATTGCCAAGCATACCGGCTTAGAGCTAGGCTTTAGAATCCCTATGGTTGCAACCCCCTACCTTACAATGATCAATGGCGATAGCAACTATAAAGAAACCTTTAAACGCCTTTATTCTTTTAATGTGTCGTATTATTTGATATTTTGA